One region of Cucurbita pepo subsp. pepo cultivar mu-cu-16 chromosome LG03, ASM280686v2, whole genome shotgun sequence genomic DNA includes:
- the LOC111790008 gene encoding proteasome assembly chaperone 4: protein MLYQAQISKEEQTLASPSSSNNDDHHLDGGGIQVTCFSEAINDVPIHFQIIRLPKQIYAWIGCNSAKFGNLYAAAPTRPNNTVSVTSLLGGSSDNTGSTMARRLVLKTGLNIMLASNIPKNSPIIEVAAEKMLVQKLVSLGLIRPKSEGPST, encoded by the exons ATGTTATATCAagctcaaatttcaaaagaagaacagaCACTTGCTAGTCCATCAAGTAGCAACAATGATGACCACCACCTTGATGGTGGTGGTATTCAGGTTACTTGCTTCAGTGAAGCCATAAACGATGTCCCCATCCATTTTCAGATAATACGTCTCCCTAAGCAG ATATATGCATGGATTGGTTGCAATTCTGCAAAATTTGGGAATTTGTATGCAGCTGCCCCCACACGGCCT AACAATACGGTGAGCGTTACATCCTTACTTGGGGGTTCATCTGATAATACAGGATCTACCATGGCTCGTCGGTTAG tGCTAAAGACCGGTCTAAATATCATGTTGGCCAGCAATATTCCAAAAAACAGCCCCATTATTGAG GTAGCTGCTGAAAAGATGTTGGTGCAAAAACTGGTCTCTTTAGGGCTCATTAGGCCTAAATCAGAAGGGCCATCTACATAA